A single window of Streptomyces cathayae DNA harbors:
- a CDS encoding ATP-grasp domain-containing protein, which translates to MSILVLHKSNVSRRGHLAKAAEYAKRNGDRLLLAVKDPTWEKEFADVVVSVDTSDIEASVAAVRALAATEPEPVRAVAAFVGHSVPAAAAVAADLGLPFVGEQVARTLRDKYAMREAFSSGNVPQPVHGLARTLDEAVTQAARIGFPLVLKPLIDNDSGYFRRVDDVAELTEYFPVVQRGAWSGIAHNPLYDWMVETYDSAILLEEYLPGAEVSVESIVVDGRAHVVAIHDKPVPMEGPYFVDVHYATPSRLPAEVQKRIVELTAASHRAVGIETGAVHTEFRIQSDGTPKILETAARLGGGPVYQSVLLSTGVDMVEAVLDVASGRTPELTPEPEPTCAGFYLFFAKKAGRISGISGVEEAVRDPRVHEISLYRKVGDAVDVPPRVWQSHGHVIFTSSSSTRCPSSPGVCRARPSSVSCSPSTRSPWCCFRFR; encoded by the coding sequence ATGAGCATCCTCGTACTCCACAAATCCAACGTCAGCCGTCGCGGCCATCTGGCGAAAGCCGCAGAGTACGCGAAGAGGAACGGGGACCGGCTTCTTCTCGCCGTGAAGGATCCGACCTGGGAGAAGGAGTTCGCCGACGTCGTGGTGTCGGTGGACACCTCGGACATCGAGGCCTCGGTCGCCGCGGTGCGCGCACTCGCGGCGACCGAGCCGGAACCCGTCCGAGCCGTCGCGGCGTTCGTCGGGCACAGCGTGCCCGCCGCCGCCGCGGTCGCCGCCGACCTGGGACTTCCTTTCGTCGGCGAACAGGTGGCGCGCACGCTGCGCGACAAGTACGCCATGCGCGAGGCCTTCTCCTCGGGGAACGTGCCGCAGCCGGTCCACGGTCTGGCCCGGACGCTCGACGAGGCCGTGACGCAGGCCGCCCGCATCGGCTTCCCGCTGGTGCTCAAGCCGCTCATCGACAACGACAGCGGCTACTTCCGGCGGGTGGACGACGTCGCCGAACTCACCGAGTACTTCCCGGTGGTGCAGCGCGGCGCCTGGTCCGGGATCGCGCACAACCCGCTCTACGACTGGATGGTGGAGACGTACGACTCGGCCATCCTGCTGGAGGAGTACCTGCCGGGCGCGGAGGTCAGCGTCGAGTCGATCGTCGTCGACGGCCGGGCCCACGTGGTCGCCATCCACGACAAGCCCGTCCCCATGGAGGGCCCCTACTTCGTCGACGTCCACTACGCGACGCCCAGCCGACTGCCGGCGGAGGTGCAGAAGCGGATCGTGGAGCTCACCGCCGCCTCGCACCGAGCCGTCGGCATCGAGACAGGTGCCGTTCACACGGAATTCCGGATCCAGAGCGACGGCACGCCGAAGATCCTGGAGACGGCGGCGCGCCTCGGCGGCGGACCGGTCTACCAGTCGGTTCTGCTGAGCACCGGGGTCGACATGGTCGAGGCGGTGCTCGACGTGGCGTCCGGCCGGACACCGGAGCTCACTCCCGAGCCCGAACCCACGTGTGCCGGCTTCTACCTGTTCTTCGCGAAGAAGGCCGGGCGGATCAGCGGGATCAGCGGGGTGGAAGAAGCCGTCCGTGATCCCCGTGTGCATGAGATCTCGCTCTACCGGAAGGTGGGGGACGCTGTTGATGTTCCGCCGCGCGTCTGGCAGTCGCATGGCCATGTGATCTTTACATCCAGCTCGAGTACGCGCTGCCCGTCTTCACCGGGAGTGTGCAGAGCCCGTCCCTCGTCGGTGTCCTGTTCACCGTCAACGCGATCGCCGTGGTGCTGCTTCAGGTTCCGCTGA
- the eno gene encoding phosphopyruvate hydratase: MSEITGVVAREIVDSRGNPTVEVDVRLADGSLGRAAVPSGASTGTREAVELRDSDPARFRGKGVTRAVAAVNGEIAQAVQGLPAEAQSTVDRLMVEIDGTENKGRLGANATLGVSLAVAKAAAASHDMPLYRYVGGTFAHVLPTPMINIINGGAHADNALDFQEFMIAPVGAASMAEAVRIGSEVFHTLRDLLRDAGHNTNVGDEGGFAPNLATADEALEFIVKAIDKSGFQPGSEVALLLDPASSEFYRDGAYHYAGENRVRSVTEHADYLADLASRFPIVSIEDGMAQDDFEGWKYLTDAIGSTCQLVGDDVFCTNVRLLQDGIDRGIANSILVKVNQIGTLTEMLDTANTAFRAGYSVVMSHRSGETEDTTIADLAVALNCGQIKTGSLSRADRTAKYNQLIRIEEELGSESVYGGVKFFNGIG; encoded by the coding sequence ATGTCTGAGATTACCGGCGTGGTTGCACGTGAAATCGTCGACAGTCGCGGCAATCCCACCGTCGAGGTAGACGTTCGCCTGGCCGACGGCTCCCTGGGCAGGGCCGCGGTGCCCTCCGGTGCCTCGACCGGTACCCGGGAAGCGGTCGAACTCCGCGACTCCGACCCCGCCCGTTTCCGCGGCAAGGGCGTCACGCGCGCGGTTGCCGCAGTGAACGGAGAGATCGCGCAGGCGGTGCAGGGGCTTCCGGCCGAAGCACAGTCCACCGTCGACCGGCTGATGGTCGAGATCGACGGGACGGAGAACAAGGGCAGGCTCGGCGCCAACGCGACGCTGGGCGTGTCGCTCGCGGTCGCCAAGGCTGCGGCCGCGTCGCACGACATGCCCCTGTACCGCTATGTCGGCGGCACTTTCGCGCATGTTCTCCCGACCCCGATGATCAATATCATCAACGGCGGTGCCCACGCTGACAACGCGCTTGATTTTCAGGAATTCATGATCGCGCCGGTGGGCGCGGCCTCGATGGCGGAGGCTGTCCGTATCGGTTCGGAGGTCTTTCACACCCTGAGGGACCTTCTCCGTGACGCCGGGCATAACACCAATGTCGGCGATGAGGGCGGGTTCGCGCCTAATCTGGCCACCGCGGACGAGGCGCTCGAGTTCATCGTCAAGGCCATCGATAAAAGCGGTTTCCAGCCCGGCAGTGAAGTGGCGCTGCTGCTCGACCCCGCCTCCTCCGAGTTCTACCGCGACGGGGCTTACCACTACGCGGGCGAGAACCGTGTCCGGTCGGTGACCGAGCATGCTGATTACCTGGCCGACCTGGCATCCCGGTTCCCGATCGTGTCGATCGAGGACGGTATGGCCCAGGACGACTTCGAGGGCTGGAAGTACCTCACCGACGCCATCGGATCCACGTGCCAGCTGGTCGGTGACGACGTCTTCTGCACCAACGTCCGCCTGCTCCAGGACGGAATCGACCGAGGCATCGCAAACTCGATCCTTGTCAAGGTGAATCAGATCGGCACCCTGACCGAAATGCTGGACACCGCGAACACGGCCTTCCGCGCCGGCTACTCCGTGGTGATGTCGCACCGCTCGGGCGAGACCGAGGACACGACCATCGCCGATCTCGCGGTCGCCCTCAACTGCGGTCAGATCAAGACGGGTTCGCTGTCGCGGGCCGACCGGACGGCCAAGTACAACCAGCTGATCCGGATCGAGGAGGAGCTGGGATCCGAGTCGGTCTACGGCGGAGTGAAGTTCTTCAACGGCATCGGCTGA
- a CDS encoding VOC family protein has protein sequence MVSVVQNVAIDCADAYGLARFWSGVTGRPLHPQDRPGDREVQVLLVEGPVLHFNQVPEAKTIKNRIHLCLRPETSREQEVERLLGLGATFVADHRNPDGSGWAILADPEGNEFCVLRSDSDRAAMSS, from the coding sequence ATGGTTTCGGTGGTGCAGAACGTGGCGATCGACTGTGCGGATGCCTATGGACTGGCCCGGTTCTGGAGCGGGGTGACCGGCCGTCCACTGCATCCGCAGGACAGGCCGGGCGACCGGGAGGTTCAGGTGCTGTTGGTGGAGGGCCCGGTGCTGCACTTCAATCAGGTGCCCGAGGCCAAGACGATCAAGAACCGGATCCATCTGTGTCTGCGCCCTGAGACCTCGCGCGAGCAGGAGGTGGAACGGCTGCTGGGTCTCGGTGCCACCTTTGTCGCCGATCACCGGAACCCCGATGGTTCCGGTTGGGCAATCCTCGCCGACCCCGAAGGCAACGAATTCTGCGTTCTGCGCAGCGATTCCGACCGAGCCGCGATGAGTTCCTGA
- a CDS encoding MFS transporter: protein MPSSSSTGSDSGRPAPPSLWRDGDFRRLWAGQTASQLGEHACLVVLPLFAVLTLDAGAGQLGALRAVGQAPILLLSLFVGAWVDRWRTRTVMVLTDVGRALVLGAAAVAGLLGRLGLPALLVVAFAVGALSVFFDVAYQASLVRLVKRDQLVRANSALEGSRSAAQIGGPALGGALVSVLSAPIAAASSALFFALSFLSIRRIGRRESVPERSERPPRVWRRIQEGLRFVAGDTSLRSVCLASAAFQFFFAAVMTVHLLFLPRDLHLPGAAVGLVLAATGPGALLGSLLAARLPSRFGHGAVLVSAAALGDGVFLLVPALHGSSAVTVPALLAISFAFGAFGQLVNVTLMAVRQTLTPDGMQGRAAATINFVGMGLTPLGSLLGGFLAEAWGTRTSLLVTAAGMLLSPALMALSPLARLGRTLPAPPEAPASPEAPAPSV from the coding sequence GTGCCGTCCTCTTCCTCCACCGGGTCCGATTCCGGTCGCCCCGCTCCGCCAAGTCTGTGGCGGGACGGCGACTTCCGCAGGCTCTGGGCGGGCCAGACCGCCTCCCAGCTGGGCGAGCACGCGTGTCTGGTGGTTCTGCCGCTCTTCGCCGTCCTGACGCTCGATGCCGGTGCCGGCCAGCTGGGCGCCTTGCGCGCGGTGGGGCAGGCGCCGATTCTGCTGCTCTCGCTCTTCGTCGGCGCGTGGGTGGACAGGTGGCGGACCCGCACGGTGATGGTGCTGACGGACGTCGGCCGGGCCCTGGTGCTGGGCGCCGCCGCCGTGGCCGGCCTCCTCGGCCGGCTCGGCCTGCCGGCGTTGCTCGTGGTCGCCTTCGCCGTCGGGGCTCTGTCCGTGTTCTTCGACGTGGCGTACCAGGCGTCCTTGGTGCGGCTGGTGAAACGCGATCAGCTGGTGCGGGCCAACAGCGCGCTCGAGGGCAGTCGGTCCGCGGCGCAGATCGGCGGTCCCGCCCTCGGTGGTGCGTTGGTGTCCGTGCTGTCGGCGCCGATCGCCGCCGCCTCCAGCGCACTGTTCTTCGCGCTGTCGTTCCTGTCGATCCGACGGATCGGTCGCCGCGAATCCGTCCCGGAGCGCTCGGAACGTCCTCCCCGGGTCTGGCGGCGGATCCAGGAGGGCCTGCGCTTCGTCGCCGGCGACACCTCGCTGCGGTCCGTGTGCCTCGCGTCAGCCGCCTTCCAGTTCTTCTTCGCGGCGGTGATGACCGTCCACCTGCTGTTCCTGCCGCGGGACCTGCACCTGCCGGGCGCCGCCGTCGGACTGGTGCTCGCGGCGACGGGGCCGGGCGCGCTCCTGGGCTCGCTGCTGGCCGCCCGCCTGCCGAGCAGGTTCGGGCACGGCGCCGTGCTCGTGTCCGCGGCGGCACTCGGCGACGGCGTGTTCCTGCTCGTCCCCGCACTGCACGGTTCCTCCGCGGTGACGGTTCCCGCGCTCCTTGCGATCAGCTTCGCGTTCGGGGCCTTCGGTCAGCTGGTGAACGTCACGCTCATGGCCGTCCGGCAGACCCTCACTCCGGACGGGATGCAGGGCCGCGCGGCCGCGACGATCAACTTCGTCGGCATGGGGCTGACCCCGCTCGGTTCGCTGCTCGGCGGCTTCCTCGCGGAAGCGTGGGGGACACGCACCAGCCTCCTGGTGACGGCCGCAGGCATGCTGCTGTCACCGGCGCTGATGGCCCTGTCCCCACTCGCCCGCCTGGGACGGACCCTCCCCGCCCCACCGGAGGCCCCGGCCTCACCGGAGGCCCCGGCCCCGTCTGTGTGA
- a CDS encoding DUF3592 domain-containing protein gives MEALFYVIPVIMIACVSGMAARTISRSRQVSSAWDHGLTAEGRCLRTYTRTRGGAGDTDVRTTLHHVYEFTTREGRVIRFDEANGPSTVVVGDHVTVYYLADSPERATAHAPAQGKLAAGTGLVLAFLGVAIAVCVSFMVIAHTVFTETDGLLP, from the coding sequence GTGGAAGCTCTTTTCTACGTCATACCTGTCATCATGATCGCCTGCGTGTCCGGCATGGCCGCCAGGACCATCAGCCGCAGCAGGCAGGTCAGCAGCGCCTGGGACCACGGCCTCACGGCCGAGGGGCGATGTCTGCGGACCTACACCAGGACCAGAGGCGGCGCGGGGGACACCGACGTGCGCACCACCCTGCACCACGTCTACGAGTTCACGACCCGAGAGGGGCGCGTCATCCGCTTCGACGAGGCGAACGGCCCGTCGACGGTCGTCGTGGGCGACCACGTCACCGTGTACTACCTCGCCGACAGCCCGGAGCGTGCCACGGCGCACGCCCCGGCCCAGGGGAAGCTCGCCGCGGGGACGGGGTTGGTGCTCGCCTTCCTCGGTGTGGCCATCGCCGTGTGCGTGAGCTTCATGGTGATCGCCCACACCGTGTTCACGGAGACGGACGGCCTCCTGCCGTAG
- a CDS encoding YceI family protein — protein sequence MGLLNRRRATAPTPAADSASVPNTARLTGIWTIDPAHSSIAFVARYAMITKVRGTFEDFDGRLYLDGERPGRSTADVTIKAASLHTRQKQRDQHLRSADFFHAEAHPTLSFRSTSVQQLSADTYHLTGDLSIKGVTRPVVLDLTHTGTATDPFGNERAGFEGSTTVDRTDWGLTWNSVLETGGVLVGEKVKLELDVSAVRAA from the coding sequence ATGGGCCTGCTCAACCGTCGCCGCGCCACCGCTCCCACCCCGGCCGCCGACTCGGCCTCCGTGCCGAACACCGCCCGGTTGACCGGCATCTGGACCATCGACCCCGCGCACAGCAGCATCGCCTTCGTCGCCCGGTATGCCATGATCACCAAGGTCCGCGGCACCTTCGAAGACTTCGACGGCCGCCTGTACCTGGACGGCGAGCGGCCCGGGCGCTCCACCGCCGACGTGACCATCAAGGCCGCCAGTCTCCACACCCGCCAGAAGCAGCGCGACCAGCACCTGCGCAGCGCCGACTTCTTCCACGCCGAGGCCCATCCCACGTTGTCCTTCCGCAGCACCTCCGTGCAGCAGCTCTCCGCGGACACCTACCACCTGACCGGCGACCTGAGCATCAAGGGCGTCACCCGCCCGGTCGTCCTGGACCTGACCCACACCGGCACGGCGACCGATCCCTTCGGCAACGAGCGCGCCGGTTTCGAGGGCTCCACCACGGTCGACCGCACCGACTGGGGCCTGACCTGGAACAGCGTGCTGGAGACCGGCGGCGTGCTGGTCGGCGAGAAGGTGAAGCTGGAGCTCGACGTCTCCGCAGTCCGCGCCGCCTGA
- a CDS encoding acyl carrier protein: protein MLKYDTVSTQDGFFAAGGDSLHAVALVNRINKEFGTRLPLQVLFETPKLQDLATRVDDGAPLRSFRLVSPHPGGYGDPVFVWPGLGGSLMNLRLLVRDARLRRHGNRVGDLPGRGVGGFSRLLCSDCRTVGNAEITRN, encoded by the coding sequence ATGCTGAAGTACGACACCGTCTCCACCCAGGACGGGTTCTTCGCCGCGGGCGGCGACTCCCTGCACGCCGTGGCGCTGGTGAACCGGATCAACAAGGAGTTCGGGACACGCCTCCCGCTCCAGGTGCTCTTCGAGACGCCGAAACTCCAGGACCTGGCCACCCGCGTCGACGACGGCGCACCGCTGCGCAGCTTCCGCCTGGTGTCACCGCACCCCGGCGGCTACGGCGACCCGGTGTTCGTCTGGCCGGGCCTGGGCGGCTCCCTGATGAACCTGCGCCTGCTCGTCCGGGACGCCCGCCTCCGCCGGCACGGCAACCGTGTCGGCGACCTTCCCGGCCGTGGTGTCGGCGGATTCTCACGGCTGCTGTGCTCAGACTGCCGGACCGTCGGGAATGCGGAAATCACCCGGAATTGA
- a CDS encoding EamA family transporter has translation MNSQRVAVTSAVTALAPAVWGSTYLVTTEFLPPDRPLLASTVRALPAGLILLLITRTLPRGIWWWRAVVLGVLNIGAFFYFLFLAAYHLPGGVAALVMSVQPMIVLLLGPVLLQDRIRPVHLTSCLLGAAGVALLVLQPDAGLDATGITAGLLGALSMGSGIVLTKRWGRPDGVGLLTFTGWQLTVGGLVLLPVTLLGEDLPDHLTWGNVGGFAYLGIIGALIAYVLWFRGLSQLPALAASFLSFASPLCAAVLGYLFLDESLRPLQLLGAAAVVGAVVLAQPRTGRTRPAPSQPDRATSRVQHDSHPFRGSTNNE, from the coding sequence GTGAACAGCCAGCGCGTCGCGGTCACCTCCGCGGTCACCGCCCTCGCTCCCGCGGTCTGGGGCTCCACCTATCTGGTCACCACCGAATTCCTGCCCCCCGACCGGCCGCTGCTGGCCTCCACCGTGCGGGCGCTGCCGGCCGGACTGATCCTGCTGCTGATCACCCGCACGCTGCCCAGGGGCATCTGGTGGTGGAGGGCCGTCGTCCTCGGCGTGCTGAACATCGGCGCGTTCTTCTACTTCCTGTTCCTCGCCGCCTATCACCTGCCCGGCGGGGTGGCCGCGCTGGTGATGTCCGTCCAGCCGATGATCGTCCTCCTGCTGGGCCCGGTGCTGCTGCAGGACCGTATCCGGCCGGTTCACCTCACGTCGTGTCTTCTCGGCGCGGCGGGCGTGGCCCTGCTGGTCCTACAGCCGGACGCGGGCCTGGACGCCACCGGCATCACGGCGGGCCTGCTCGGCGCGCTGTCCATGGGTTCCGGCATCGTCCTCACCAAGAGGTGGGGGCGCCCCGACGGCGTCGGTCTGCTGACCTTCACCGGCTGGCAGCTGACCGTGGGCGGCCTGGTCCTGCTGCCCGTCACCCTGCTCGGCGAAGACCTGCCGGACCACCTCACCTGGGGCAACGTCGGCGGCTTCGCCTACCTCGGCATCATCGGCGCGCTGATCGCCTATGTGCTGTGGTTCCGAGGCCTGTCGCAGTTGCCGGCGCTCGCCGCCTCCTTCCTGTCGTTCGCCTCGCCGCTGTGCGCCGCGGTCCTGGGATACCTCTTCCTGGACGAGAGCCTGCGGCCGCTGCAACTGCTCGGCGCGGCGGCCGTGGTCGGAGCCGTCGTCCTCGCCCAGCCGCGCACCGGCAGAACCAGACCAGCACCGTCGCAGCCGGACCGGGCCACCAGCCGGGTCCAGCACGACTCACACCCGTTCAGGGGATCCACCAACAACGAGTAG
- a CDS encoding uracil phosphoribosyltransferase produces the protein MTVVNKLVQVAGAIDTAEADMIIGEGAGRLNEHAFMIPGIGDFGDRFFGTTDSGAEK, from the coding sequence GTGACCGTTGTCAACAAGCTCGTCCAGGTCGCCGGCGCCATCGACACTGCCGAGGCGGACATGATCATCGGCGAGGGGGCGGGCCGGCTCAACGAACACGCGTTCATGATCCCCGGCATCGGCGACTTCGGCGACCGGTTCTTCGGGACCACCGACTCCGGAGCCGAGAAGTGA
- a CDS encoding nitroreductase family protein produces MSGSSMSNDWGRIVESMELSATDHGTVSRVIRSRRSIRHYRPDPVPAELLRELVDLALEAPSSFNLQPRSVVVVTGEQGRKALTEATGGQPHPQEAPVVLVFVAESGAWREDRGDIWEQARLNDAWSERFAAAMPEDVRAFHEDLHTRDLGREYAVKDAMIAASFLMIAAHAAGLATSPMNGWDEAEVKKAIGIADREDLHIALLVPLGHPAETRVHPGRRGRSLTVFQETYGR; encoded by the coding sequence ATGTCAGGCAGTTCGATGTCGAACGATTGGGGGAGGATCGTGGAGTCGATGGAGTTGTCTGCGACGGACCACGGCACGGTGTCCCGCGTCATCCGCTCGCGGCGCAGCATCCGCCACTACCGGCCGGATCCGGTGCCCGCCGAACTGCTTCGGGAACTGGTCGACCTCGCCCTGGAAGCGCCGTCGAGCTTCAACCTGCAGCCCCGGTCCGTCGTCGTCGTCACCGGCGAGCAGGGCCGCAAGGCGCTCACGGAGGCCACCGGCGGGCAGCCGCATCCCCAGGAAGCACCCGTGGTGCTGGTGTTCGTCGCGGAGTCCGGCGCCTGGCGCGAGGACCGCGGCGACATCTGGGAGCAGGCCCGGCTGAACGACGCCTGGTCCGAGCGGTTCGCCGCGGCCATGCCCGAGGACGTACGAGCCTTCCACGAGGATCTGCACACCCGCGATCTGGGTCGTGAGTACGCGGTCAAGGACGCCATGATCGCCGCGTCCTTCCTGATGATCGCCGCGCACGCCGCCGGTCTGGCCACCAGTCCCATGAACGGCTGGGACGAGGCGGAGGTCAAGAAGGCCATCGGCATCGCGGACCGCGAGGACCTGCACATCGCTCTGCTCGTCCCGCTCGGCCACCCGGCCGAGACCCGCGTCCATCCCGGCCGCCGAGGCCGTTCCCTGACCGTGTTCCAGGAGACCTACGGCCGGTAG
- a CDS encoding MarR family winged helix-turn-helix transcriptional regulator, which translates to MRDAVDDFLDQWRAQRGDLDLDAMGAVGRILRLSRLVNGHLKEYFAQHGMETWEFDVLATLRRSSRPLTAKELAASVMIGSAALTNRVDRLVARGLVVREAVPGDRRSLHIALTDQGGELVDRTVQGHVHNQRRILSGLDDDATDELNQLLRTLLASLGDTR; encoded by the coding sequence ATGCGCGACGCCGTCGACGACTTCCTCGACCAGTGGAGAGCTCAGCGCGGAGACCTGGACCTCGACGCGATGGGCGCCGTCGGCCGCATCCTGCGCCTGTCACGCCTGGTCAACGGGCACCTCAAGGAGTACTTCGCCCAGCACGGCATGGAGACGTGGGAGTTCGACGTCCTCGCCACGCTCCGCCGCAGCAGCCGGCCGCTCACCGCCAAGGAACTGGCCGCGAGCGTCATGATCGGTTCGGCGGCACTGACCAACCGCGTCGACCGGCTCGTCGCGCGCGGCCTGGTCGTCCGCGAGGCCGTGCCGGGAGACCGGCGCAGCCTGCACATCGCCCTGACCGACCAGGGCGGGGAACTCGTCGACAGAACCGTCCAGGGCCATGTGCACAACCAGCGCAGGATCCTCTCGGGCCTCGACGACGACGCCACCGACGAGCTCAACCAGCTCCTGCGCACGCTGCTCGCCTCCCTGGGGGACACCCGCTGA
- a CDS encoding NAD(P)-dependent oxidoreductase, with product MNEQRNLTTRQNSAVTVIGLGPMGQAMTRTLLAAGHPVTVWNRTAGRADGVVTDGATLAVTPAEAVEASDLVLLSLTDYQAMYDVLDGATESLAGRTLVNLSSDTPDATREAATWAAGHDATFLTGGVMVPAPMVGTEAAHVYYSGPDDAMQRHLATLALLGTPKHLGEDPGLAQMMYQAQLTVFLTTLSGLMHATAMLGTAGIKAREALPELLSFADSIGDILRAGEENPGAALDAGEHPGDLSTVTMMGATSDHIVETSTSLGLDLALPLAVQAHYRRAIEDGHGGDNWTRIIDGIRGPR from the coding sequence GTGAACGAACAACGGAACCTCACCACCAGGCAGAACAGCGCTGTCACCGTGATCGGACTCGGCCCGATGGGCCAGGCGATGACACGCACCCTCCTCGCCGCCGGCCACCCGGTCACCGTCTGGAACCGCACCGCCGGTCGGGCCGACGGCGTCGTCACCGACGGAGCAACGCTCGCGGTGACACCCGCCGAGGCGGTCGAAGCGAGTGACCTCGTGCTCCTGAGCCTCACCGACTACCAGGCCATGTACGACGTCCTCGACGGTGCCACCGAATCACTCGCCGGCCGGACGCTGGTCAACCTGAGCTCCGACACTCCCGACGCCACACGCGAGGCAGCCACCTGGGCAGCGGGCCACGACGCCACCTTCCTCACCGGAGGCGTCATGGTCCCCGCGCCGATGGTCGGCACGGAGGCCGCCCATGTCTACTACAGCGGCCCCGACGACGCGATGCAGCGCCACCTGGCGACGTTGGCCCTACTGGGAACACCAAAGCATCTGGGCGAGGACCCGGGCCTCGCCCAGATGATGTACCAAGCCCAACTCACGGTGTTCCTCACCACCTTGTCCGGACTGATGCACGCCACCGCGATGCTGGGCACCGCAGGAATCAAGGCCAGGGAAGCGCTGCCGGAGCTGCTCTCCTTCGCGGACTCGATCGGCGACATCCTGAGGGCCGGCGAAGAGAACCCCGGCGCCGCGCTCGATGCCGGAGAGCATCCCGGCGACCTCAGCACGGTCACCATGATGGGTGCGACGTCCGACCACATCGTCGAGACCAGCACGTCACTCGGCCTCGACCTCGCGCTTCCCCTGGCCGTGCAGGCCCACTACCGGCGCGCGATCGAGGACGGACACGGCGGCGACAACTGGACCCGCATCATCGACGGCATCCGAGGACCGCGCTGA
- a CDS encoding winged helix-turn-helix transcriptional regulator, with amino-acid sequence MAKAPRRGPYICGIDAALDVVSGKWKGLILWELDARRVRRFAELRRGLPGVSEKMLTQHLREMEADGLVHREVYAEVPPRVEYSLTEHGRTLNQALGPLGAWGSERMRREGFEAVDVAGTSHG; translated from the coding sequence ATGGCCAAGGCGCCGAGACGCGGGCCTTACATCTGCGGCATCGACGCTGCGCTCGATGTGGTGAGCGGCAAGTGGAAGGGACTGATCCTCTGGGAACTCGATGCCCGTCGCGTACGCCGCTTCGCCGAGCTCCGTCGCGGTCTGCCGGGAGTGAGCGAGAAAATGCTGACGCAGCACCTGCGCGAAATGGAGGCGGACGGTCTCGTGCACCGGGAGGTTTATGCCGAGGTGCCGCCACGGGTGGAGTACTCCCTGACCGAGCACGGGCGCACGCTCAATCAAGCGCTCGGGCCGCTCGGCGCCTGGGGGAGTGAGCGGATGCGTCGCGAAGGCTTCGAAGCGGTCGACGTGGCCGGGACCTCACACGGCTGA
- the gap gene encoding type I glyceraldehyde-3-phosphate dehydrogenase, whose protein sequence is MTRIAINGFGRIGRNVLRALLERDSTLEIVAVNDLTEPATLARLLAYDSTAGRLGRPVTVDGNVLVVDGRRITVLAEREPAQLPWAELGVDIVLEATGRFTSAKAARAHLDAGAKKVLVSAPSDGADVTLAFGVNTDAYDPAVHTIVSNASCTTNALAPLAAVLDELAGIEHGFMTTVHAYTQEQNLQDGPHRDARRARAAGVNIVPTTTGAAKAIGLVLPNLEGKLSGDSIRVPVPVGSIVELNTTVARDVTREDVLAAYRAAAQGPLAGVLEYSDDPLVSSDITGNPASSIFDSALTRVDGRHVKVVAWYDNEWGFSNRVIDTLELLATR, encoded by the coding sequence ATGACTCGCATCGCCATCAACGGATTCGGCCGCATCGGACGCAATGTGCTGCGCGCACTGCTGGAGCGCGACAGCACCCTCGAGATCGTCGCCGTCAACGACCTGACGGAGCCCGCCACGCTCGCCCGGCTGCTCGCCTACGACAGCACGGCCGGCCGGCTCGGGCGCCCGGTGACCGTCGACGGGAACGTCCTCGTCGTCGACGGCCGCCGGATCACGGTGCTGGCCGAGCGGGAACCGGCGCAGCTGCCGTGGGCCGAACTCGGCGTCGACATCGTCCTGGAAGCCACCGGCCGCTTCACCTCGGCCAAGGCAGCCCGCGCCCACCTCGACGCGGGCGCGAAGAAGGTGCTCGTCAGCGCGCCGTCGGACGGCGCCGACGTCACGCTCGCGTTCGGGGTCAACACCGACGCCTACGACCCGGCCGTGCACACGATCGTCTCGAACGCCTCCTGCACCACCAACGCGCTCGCACCGCTGGCCGCGGTCCTCGACGAACTCGCCGGTATCGAGCACGGGTTCATGACGACGGTGCACGCCTACACGCAGGAGCAGAACCTGCAGGACGGTCCGCACCGCGACGCCCGCCGTGCCCGGGCCGCCGGCGTCAACATCGTGCCGACCACGACCGGTGCCGCCAAGGCGATCGGCCTCGTGCTGCCGAACCTCGAGGGCAAGCTGTCGGGCGACTCGATCCGCGTACCGGTTCCGGTGGGCTCGATCGTCGAACTCAACACGACCGTCGCCCGTGACGTGACGCGCGAGGACGTGCTGGCGGCGTACCGCGCCGCGGCACAGGGGCCGCTCGCCGGCGTCCTCGAGTACTCGGACGACCCGCTCGTGTCGTCCGACATCACGGGCAATCCCGCCTCGTCCATCTTCGACTCGGCCCTCACCCGCGTCGACGGCCGCCACGTCAAGGTGGTCGCCTGGTACGACAACGAGTGGGGCTTCTCGAACCGGGTGATCGACACGCTCGAACTCCTCGCCACCCGCTGA